From the genome of Acropora palmata chromosome 4, jaAcrPala1.3, whole genome shotgun sequence, one region includes:
- the LOC141878895 gene encoding neuropeptide FF receptor 1-like yields MNNSSIDDLPKCPQVASAVIASYISFLSIASFLGNSMIIITFLKTSTLRTSVNYLIVNMAISDLISAATNWPLASTERLLSTTLVIGGSTATIVCKIGLYSRAISQAVSVESLLFIVVERYITIVRPFQSVLITRRLRITLVSSTWTFALLVTFPYVWTSQIIEDENQADCRTFVKWTEIEKSVFYGVGFIIFYVVPLVVTIVLYLRIIRSLNQSRHTLEGEQPDQQKLRRAHQQNRAVMKIFLLIVSAFFISWTPLCVYIVLKKTFPVSLFPTNSCQVYVVMFFYLFPSLGTVANPVILFLSSTKFSAAFKEMFRNCFTRNSSLCC; encoded by the coding sequence tcttttttgagcATTGCGTCTTTTCTAGGGAACagtatgataataataacgtTTCTAAAAACATCAACTCTTCGAACAAGTGTTAACTATCTCATAGTTAACATGGCTATTTCAGATCTTATTTCTGCGGCAACAAACTGGCCATTGGCATCAACCGAGCGATTACTCTCAACGACGCTTGTGATTGGCGGATCAACAGCTACCATTGTATGTAAAATTGGACTTTACTCTAGGGCCATTTCTCAAGCTGTCTCGGTGGAAAGTTTACTGTTCATCGTTGTGGAAAGATATATCACCATTGTACGACCATTTCAGTCTGTTTTGATTACAAGACGATTACGAATTACCCTCGTGTCTTCAACGTGGACTTTTGCGCTGTTGGTCACCTTTCCTTATGTTTGGACCAGCCAAATCATCGAGGATGAAAATCAAGCTGATTGTCGGACATTTGTGAAATGGACCGAAATCGAAAAATCTGTGTTCTACGGAGTAGGGTTTATAATATTTTACGTCGTTCCTCTTGTAGTAACTATTGTTCTTTATTTGCGAATTATCAGGAGTTTAAATCAGTCGAGGCACACTTTGGAAGGAGAACAACCAGATCAGCAAAAACTGCGGCGAGCCCATCAACAAAATCGTGCTGTAATGAAAATCTTCTTGTTGATTGTTAGCGCGTTTTTTATCTCCTGGACACCCCTTTGCGTTTATATTGTGCTCAAAAAAACCTTTCCAGTGTCATTATTTCCAACCAACAGCTGTCAAGTTTATGTAGTGATGTTTTTCTACCTTTTTCCATCTCTTGGCACGGTTGCCAATCCtgtaattttatttctatCGAGCACAAAGTTCTCAGCGGCATTTAAGGAAATGTTCCGCAATTGTTTCACTCGAAATTCTTCATTGTGTTGCTAA